Genomic window (Thermoleophilaceae bacterium):
GCTTGTGGCGTGACAGCCTGAGGCTCCTAGGCGGCTCCCACGAGTACTCGGTGTTCCGCCAGGTACGCACGGCTCAGAGCTTCGGTGACGCGACGGAGGTCGCCTTCCCGAGCGTCTTCGATTTGACGCGCCGCTCCGGTGGCCACTGCGAGCGAGCTCACGGCGGCCAGTTGGGCGTCGCAACCGAGGTGCTCGGCATGTGGGACGCAGGCGCGGAGCGTCCGCTCCAGTTCCAGGGCGGCCGGGATCCGGCCGCCCGATTCGGGGTCGATCAGGCGTGCATTCATGCCATCGCGAGCCGCGAGAAAGCGGTTCTCCTCGATCACCTCCGCGGCGGGGCCTTCCGCGCGGGCAACGTCCCGCTCCAGTTCGAGCGCCGCGAGTGATTGCACGAGCGCCGCAAGCGCGGCCACGTCATCCACGGTCGTCTGCGCGTCCATGATGCGGATCTCGACGGTGCCGTATCGCGGCTGCAGGCGGATGTCCCACCAGAGAAACGAGGGATCGGCGATCGCTCCCGAACGGATCAACCGCTCAACCGCCTGGACCCAGTCCGCGTAGCCGCCGAACAAGCGCGGCGGGCCGGTCCGGGGGAATGCGTCGAACAGGCTCACGCGGGTCGAGCAGAAGCCGGTCTCCCTGCCCTGCCAGAACGGAGAGTTCGCCGACAGCGCGAGCAGCAGCGGGAGGTGCTTGCGCATGCCGTTCTGCAGCCGAACCGCGGCGCCGGCCGTCGGCACACCCACGTGGATGTGGGTGGCCAGCGTCGGCTCGCGGCGCGCCAGAACGCGCAGCGAGTCCGCCACTTCGCGATAGCGCCGCTGACCGGACACGGTGGTCTCGCTCCACACAGCGGCCGGGTGGGTGCCGGCCACGGCCGGTCGCAAGCCGTGCGCGGAGAGCGCCTCCGCAAGCGCATCTCGAAGCTGCGCGAGCTCCGCCACCGCGTCCGCCACAAGAACATGCACGCCCGTCTGCGTTTCCATCACGGCGGCGTGCGTCTCGGGCGACACCCGGCCGCGCAGCTCGGCCGGCAACGTGGCGAGCACCTCGTCCGAGCGGAAGGCAAGGGACCAGTCGCTCGGATCGACGAGCATGAACTCCTCCTCGATTCCGATCGTCAACGGGCTGGGCCGCCAGACGGACCACTCGGGCGACCGCGTTGTTGCCGCGTTGGTCATCGCGAGGTGAGACGCGATCTTTCCCGATTCCAATCCGTGAGCTTCGACACATACCGCACCGACTAACCCACTCCGTATCCTCGAACGGGGTGGCCACAGAGACCGCACAACCGACGGATCGGGAGGAGCGCATCCGCGCCCAGCGGCGCGCGCTGCCGGACGCCCCCGGCGTGTACCTCTTCCGCGGCAGCAACCGCAAGGTGCTGTACGTGGGCAAGGCGAAGTCGCTGAAGAAGCGCGTGCAGTCGCACTTCTCGAGCCCCTCCACGCGCGGCTCCACCGACCTGCTCGACGAGATCGACAACATCGAGTTCATCGCCACGCAGACCGAGGCGGAGGCGCTGCTCGCCGAGCAGACCTTCATCCGCCAGTACCGCCCCCGCTACAACGTCCGGCTGCGCGACGACAAGTCCTATCCCTACATCGCGATCTCGCTGGACGAGGACTTTCCGCGCGTCTACTTCACCCGCGAGAAGCATCGCCGCGGCCGCGCCTACTTCGGCCCGTTCAGCAACGCCAAGCGAGTCAGGGAGACCCTCGATCTGCTCGGCAAGGTGTTCCAGTTCCGCACGTGCGATGGCCCCGAGCCGGGGCGCGCAAGCGGCAGCCCCTGCCTCGACTACTTCATCAAGCGCTGCCAGGCGCCCTGCGTGGGATACGTGTCGAAGGAGGAGTACCGCCACAGCGTCGAGTCGATCGTCGCCTTCCTCTCGGGCCGCTACCGCCAGATCGAGCGCGACCTCGAGAAGGAGATGAAGCAGGCCGCCGCCGACCAGGAGTTCGAGCAGGCGGCGCTTCTGCGCAACCGGCTCAAGGCGGTGCGCAGCCTGCTCGAGCGGCAGCGCATCTCGAACGAATCCGTGGGCACGCTCGACGCCGTGGCGGTGGCGGCCGAGGGCACGGACGCGAACGCCCAGGTGTTCCAGGTGCGCGACGGCGTGCTGGCCGACCGCCAGAGCTTCTACCTGGAGAACGCCGCGGGGCGCGACGAGGCCGAGGTGGCCGAGGAGTTCGTCCTCCAGTACTACGCCACGTCTCCGGCCATCCCGCCTCAGGTGATCGTGCCGCGCGGTCTGCGCCGCACGGACGTGCTGGAGGAGGCGCTGTCAGACCAGCGCGGAGCACCCGTGGAGATCCGCCACGCCGAGCGCGGCGACAAGCGCCGCATCTTCGAGCTGGCCGAGAGAAACGCGCGGCTCGCGCTCGACCAGGACCGGCTCCGCTCCGAGCACCGGCGCGTGCAGCGGATCGAGGCGCTCGAGGGGCTGCAGCGCGAGCTCGGCCTGGAGCAGATCCCGATGCGCATCGAGTGCTTCGACATCTCGAACCTCGGCGAGACGCACACGGTCGCGTCGATGGTGGTATTCGAGGGCGGCTCCCCGAAGAAGTCCGACTACCGCCGCTTCGGGATCCGCGAGGCCGCGCAGGACGACTTCGCGGCGATGCAGGAGGTCCTGACACGGCGCATGGCGCAGTACGTCGCGCAGCGCGAGCGCTCGCCGCACGAGAAGAGCTACGACGCGAGCTTTGCCACCGCGCCCGGGCTGATCGTGATCGACGGCGGCAGGGGTCAGCTGTCGGCTGGTCTGCAGGCGCTCACGGAGTTCCGCGACATGGGCGTGAGCGTGGTGAGCCTCGCGAAGCGGATCGAGGAGATCTTCCTGCCGGGAATCTCCACGCCGATCGTGCTCCCGCACGACACGCCCGCGCTGCAGCTCCTGCAGCGCGTGAGGGACGAGGCCCATCGCTTCGCCATCGAGTTCCACCGCGGGCGCCGCGACAAGGCGATGACCCGCTCGATCCTCGACGAGCTGCCCGGCGTCGGGCCCACCCGCAAGCGTCTGCTGCTCCAGCACTTCGGATCGCCCGAGCGTTTCCTTCAGGCGAGCCGCGAGGAGCTCGAGGCCGTGCCCGGCCTCCCGGGCAAGGTCGCGCGCGAAATCCACGAGTACGTTCACAAGATTCGCTGACGGGCGCGCCGCGACGGCCGCTAGTGTGATTCAGAAGCGATGCCTTCCTGGAGAAAGGCCCTCCGACTCACCACGGGCCGCCCCCTCAGCGGCTCGATCGAGGATTTCGTCGTCATCACCGGCTTCTCCGGAGCGGGGAAGTCGCAGGCGATGGCGTGCTTCGAGGACGCCGGCTACTTCTGCGTCGACAATCTCCCGCCCGAGATGATCCTCTCGCTGGCCGACCTGTTCCAGCACGAGGGCAGCAAGGTGGAGCGCGCGGCGGTGGTGTCGGACGTGCGCGGCGGCGAGTTCTTCGAGGGGCTCCTCCAGGTACTCGACGAGCTCGAGGAGCGCGGCACCGATTACCGGCTGCTCTTCCTCGACGCGTCCGAGCAGGAGCTCGTCAATCGCTACAAGGAAACACGCCGCAGGCACCCGCTGGCGAGCGGCGGCGAGGTTGGCGGCGGCATCCACCGCGAGCGGGAGCTGCTTGAGCCGATTCGCGAGCGCGCCGACGTCCGCATCGACACCACGGACATGTCGGCCAGCCGCCTGCGGCGCGTGGTGGCGGACAAGATGCTCACGCCGGAGACGAAGGGCAAGCTCGCCGTGACGTTCCTCACCTACGGCTTCAAGCACGGCACGCCGCGCGAGGCCGACCTCTCCTTCGACGTCCGCTTTCTCCCCAATCCCCATTGGGAGCCGGACCTGCGCGACCTGACGGGAAGGGATCGCGCCGTCATCGACTACGTGAACAACGCGGACGGGCTGCACGAGTTCTATGACCGCCTCGTACCGCTGCTCGACTACCTGCTGCCCGCCTACATCCGCGAGGGCAAGTCACACCTCACGATCGGCATCGGCTGCACGGGCGGCCGCCACCGATCGGTGGTGATCGCCGAGCACCTGGCCGAGGTCTATGGCGACCGTGAGGGGCTTCTCGTTGACGTGGTCCACCGCGACGTGGACAAGCCCCCTCGCCGCCCCTGACCGCCACGCGGCCGGCCTCTGCGCCGCTGATAGATTGCCCCTCAGCAAGTACCTGAGTGCGAAAGGACGGCCGGATGGCGGTAAGGGTTGGGATCAACGGTTTCGGCCGCATCGGCCGCAACGTACTGCGGGCGGCGCACGCGGCTGAAGCGGACATCGAATGGGTCGGGGTCAACGACCTGTTCGACACGAAGACACTCGCGCACCTCTTCAAGTACGACTCGATTCTCGGCCCGTTCCCGGGTGAGGTCGAGGCCACCGATGACGCGATCGTGGTGGACGGCAAGGAGCTCAAGGTGTTCGCCGAGAAGGACCCGGCCGCGCTGCCGTGGGGCGACCTCGGCGTGGAGGTGGTGATCGAGTCCACCGGCCACTTCACCGACCGCGAAGGCGCCGCGAAGCACCTCGACGCCGGCGCGAAGAAGGTGATCATCTCTGCGCCCGCCAAGGGTCCGGACGCCACCATCGTCCTCGGCGTGAACGACGAGGTGTACGACCCGGACCAGCACGACGTGGTGTCGAACGCCTCCTGCACCACCAACTGCCTCGCTCCGCCGACGAAGGTGCTGCACGACACCTTCGGCATCAAGCACGGCCTGATGACGACCATCCACGCCTACACGGCCGACCAGCGCCTCCAGGACGCTCCGCACAAGGACCTCCGCCGCGCACGCGCCGCGGCGCTCAACCTGATCCCCACCTCCACCGGCGCCGCCAAGGCGATCGGGCTCGTGATCCCAGAGCTCGAGGGCAAGCTCAACGGCACGTCGGTGCGTGCGCCGGTGCCCACCGGCTCGCTCGTGGACCTCGTCGTGACCGTCGAGAAGGAAACCAGCGTGGACGAGGTGAACGCCGCGATGCGCGAGCACGCCGACAGCGGCCGCATGGAGGGCATCCTCCAGTACACGGAGGATCCGATCGTGTCGACCGACATCGAGCAGTCGCCGTACTCGTCGATCTTCGACGCCGGCATGACCATGGTCGTGGACGGCACGATGGTGAAGATCGGCGCCTGGTACGACAACGAGTGGGGCTACTCGAACAGGCTCATCGACCTGACGGAGCGGGTCGTGGCCGGTGCACCGGCGGGAGCCGGCAGCTAAGCGCCGGACGCGAGAGCAGGACGGACCCTGGGAGATGGCGGCGTTCCGCAAGAAGACGGTGCGCGACCTCGACGTGCGCGAGGGCATGCCCGTGCTCGTGCGGGTGGACTTCAACGTGCCACTCGACGACGGCCGCGTGACCGATGACGCTCGCATCCGCGCGGCGCTCCCCACGATCAACGAGCTGCGCGGGCGCGGCGCCGCGCTCGTGCTCTGCTCGCACCTCGGCCGGCCGAAGGGCCGCGATCCTGAGTTCTCGCTGCGGCCGGCCTCCCAGCGCCTCGGCGAGCTGATCGGCAAGCGCGTGCACCAGGCGCCCGAGGTGGTGGGGCCGGAGGTGCGCCGCGGGGTGGGCCGGCTCGAGGCGGGGGAGGTGCTCGTGCTCGAGAACACGCGCTTCGAGCCGGGGGAGACGAAGAACGATCCGGAGCTGTCGCGCGAGCTGGCGTCGCTCGCCGAGGCGTATGTGAACGACGCCTTCGGCTCCGCGCACCGCGCCCATGCGAGCACCGCCGGCGTGACCGAGTTCCTGCGCCCGGCGGTTGCCGGCCATCTCCTCGAGCGCGAGGTCACCACGCTGGAGGGGCTGGTCGAGAATCCCGAGCGCCCGCTCGTGGTGGTGCTCGGCGGCGCGAAGGTCACCGACAAGGTGAAGCTGATCGAGCGCTTCATGGACATCGCCGACGCGATCCTCATCGGCGGCGCGATGTGCTTCGCGTTCTTCAAGGCGCAGGGCAAGCCGATCGGCGATTCGCTCGTGTACGAGGAGGGCGTGGAGGTGGCGCACGACGTGCTCGAGCTCGCCGAGCGGTCGAGCTGCCGGCTGCTCCTGCCGCTCGACCTCGTGCTCGGCAGGACCTTCGATTCCGACACCGAGCGGATGGAACTCGACGGCACCGACGTGCCCGATGGCTGGATGGGTCTCGACGTTGGGCCGAAGACCGGCGAGGCGTACGGTCGCGAGATCGCGGCGGCCGGGAGCGTGTTCTGGAACGGGCCGATGGGAGCGTTCGAGTTGAAGCCGTTCGCCGCCGGCACCCGCTCCCTAGCCGAGGCGGTGGCGGGCGCGCCGGGCACCACGGTGGTGGGTGGGGGCGACAGCGCCGCGGCCCTCGCCGAGTTCGGCCTCGCCGACAAGGTCACGCACCTGTCCACCGGCGGCGGCGCGTCGCTCGAGCTGCTCGAGGGCCGGGAGCTGCCCGGAGTGGAGGCGCTCGACGATGCCTAACCGAACGCCGTACATCGCGGGCAACTGGAAGATGTTCAAGACGGTGGCGGAGGCCCGCGCGTTCGTGAAGGACTTCCGTCCGCGGATCGAGGGTGTGGAAGGTGTGGACGTGGGGGTGTGCGTTCCCTTCACCGCGCTGGCCGCGACCGTCGAGGAGTGCGAGGGCACCGGCATCAAGGTCTCCGCGCAGAACATGCACCAGGAGGCGGAGGGCGCGTACACCGGCGAGGTTGCCGCGCCGATGCTCACCGAGCTCGGCGTGAAGGGCGTGGTGCTCGGCCACTCGGAGCGGCGGCAGTACTTTGGCGAGACCGATCGCGCTCTGCAGGAGAAGGTGCCGGCCGCGCTCGCCGCGGGGCTCGAGCCCATCCTGTGCGTGGGGGAGAGCGAGGAGGAGCGCGAGCAGGGCGAGACCGAGCGCCGGCTTCGTCACCAGGTGCAGGAGGCGCTCGAGAAGGTGGATGCGGGAGACCTCGCCAAGGTTGTGATCGCCTACGAGCCGATCTGGGCGATCGGCACCGGCAAGGTGGCGACGAGCGAGCAGGCGCAGGACGCGATCGGCTTCATCCGCGCACTCGTGGGCGACCGCTCGAAGGCGGCGGCCGATCATGTGCGCGTGCTCTACGGCGGCAGCATGAAGCCGGACAACGCCGCGGAGATCCTCGCCCAGCCGGACGTGGACGGCGGCCTCGTGGGCGGGGCGAGCCTGGATCCCGAGAGCTTCGCGGCGATCGTGTCAGCCGCTGCCGGCGCGCGATGAGCATGCCGGACGGGCCAGGCAAGCCGCCGGTGCCGGCGGTGTGCCTCGTGGTGCTGGACGGCTGGGGCTGCGCGCCCGACGGGCCGGGCAACGCGATCTCGCAGGCGAAGACGCCGGTGTTCGACGAGCTGTGGGAGCGCCACCGGCACACGCAGCTCACCACCTGGGGGCGCGCGGTCGGGCTGCCCGAGGGGCAGATGGGCAACAGCGAGGTGGGCCACCTCAACCTCGGCGCCGGGGCGGTGGTGAGGCAGGACCTCACGCGCATCGACGACGCGGTGGAGGACGGCTCGTTCTTCCACAACCCGGTGCTGAAGAAGATCTGCGCCGCCGGGCGCGAGAGCGGGAGGCTGCACCTCCTCGGCCTTGTGTCCAAGGGCGGCGTGCACTCCGGCTGGGACCATCTGCGCGCCTGCATCGAGATGGCCGGCCGCGAGGAGGTGCCGGACATCGTGCTCCACGCGTTCACCGATGGCCGCGACACCGCGCCCGACTCCGGCGCCGGTTACGTGGCGGAGGCGGAGGGCTGGCTGCGTGAGGCCGGCGGGCGCGTGGCGAGCGTGACGGGCCGCTACTACGCCATGGACCGCGACAAGCGCTGGGACCGCACCAAGCTCGCCTACGACGCGATCGTGCACGGCGAGGCGGACACGCCTCACGCGGACAGCGGCGAGGCCGCGGTGCGAGCGGCCTATGAGCGCGGCGAGACGGACGAGTTCATCAAGCCCACGCTCGTGGGCGAGGAGGGCCGCGTCCGCGATGGCGACGCCGTGCTCTTCTTCAATTTCCGCCCGGACCGTGCGCGGCAGCTCACTCGCGCGCTATGCGAGCCCGACTTCGACGAGTTCGACCGCGGTGATGCCCCAAAGATCGCGTACGCCTCGCTCACGCAGTACCAGGAGGACTGGGACTACGACGTGGCGTTCGAGCCCGACCGCCCGAGCGTCACGCTCGCCTCCACGCTCGCGGATGAGGGGGCCTCTCAGCTTCACGTTGCGGAGACCGAGAAGTACGCGCACGTCACCTACTTCTTCAACGGCGGGGAGGAGCACGAGTATCCCGGGGAGGAGCGCTACCTCGTGGACTCGCCGCGCGACGTGCCGACCTACGACCACAAGCCCGAGATGAGCGCGCGAGCCGCGGCCGATACGTTCGCCGAGCACTGGCGCGACGGCGACTACCGCTTCGGGATCATCAACTTCGCGAACCCGGACATGGTGGGCCACACCGGGGTGATCGAGGCGGCCGTGAAGGCCGTGGAGACCGTGGACGAGTGCCTCGGCACGGTGGTGGAGGCGGTGCACGCGAAGGGCGGCGCCTGCGTGATCACGGCCGACCACGGCAACTGCGACCACATGCTCGAGGAGGACGGCAGCCCGAACACCGCGCACTCGCTCAACCCGGTGCCGCTGATCGTCACGGCGGACGTGGGTGAGCTGCGGGATGGGGGCATCCTCGCGGACGTCGCGCCCACCGTGCTGGCGCTACTCGGGGAGAAGCAGCCGGACGCGATGACCGGGCAGTCCCTCGTCGACGGCGACTGAACGCGCAACGGCGGCGTGTGGCCGAGGCGGAGATGCACCGTCAGCTCCGCGCTGCTTTCGCGCTGAACAAAGTTGACAGCCAGAGACTTAGGTTTCTATACTCCAGGGCACTGGTATTCCCCTGTCATCCACGGAGGTGGCAAAGATGGCACTTTTGATGAAGCCAGAGCCGTTTTCTTCGGAGATCAACCGTCTCTTCGACACCCTTTTCGACACGGCCAACGGCAGCATGAACCGCTCGCAGCGTTGGATGCCTGCGATGGATCTCATTGAGGCCGAGGATCATTTCCTCCTCAAGGCGGATCTTCCAGGTGTGAGCGAGGAGGACGTCACGATCGAGGTGCAGGACAACGTCCTCACGGTCTCCGGTGAGCGGAAGGCCGAGCACGAGCGCAAGGAGAAGGGCTTCTACCGCCTGGAGCGTTCGTTCGGCCGCTTCAGCCGCTCGCTCACCCTCCCCGAGGGCGTGGATGCCGACGCGATCAGCGCGTCTTTCGACAAGGGTGTGCTCGCGGTGAGCATCCCGAAGCCGGAGGAGCGCAAGCCTCGCCGAATCAGCATCGGTGGCGGCACGCCCGCCACGCTCGAGGGCACGGCCACAGACAAGTAAGCGGCGCTCGCCCGCTCGCGACAATAGTCTCGGGCGGGCGATGAGCTCGTTCAAGATCGACGCCCGCGATGGCTCCGCCCGCGCGGGCGTTCTCGTTACGCCGCACGGCCACGTGCACACGCCGGCATTCGTCCCGCTCGCCACGAGCGCGACGGTGAAGACGCTGCACTCGGCCGAGGTGGCCGGGCTCGGCTACGAGATGGTGCTCGGCAACACGTTCCACCTCTTCATCAGGCCGGGGCACGAGCACATTGCGCGCATGGGCGGGCTGCACGAGTTCATGGCGTGGCGGCGGCCGATCATCACGGACTCCGGCGGCTTTCAGGTGTTCTCGATGGGCCACGGCTCGGTGGCGGACGAGATCAAGGGACGGCGCGGCCAGCGCGAGAGCCGCATCCTCTCCATCGACGAGGAGGGCGTGCGCTTCCAGTCCTACGCCGATGGCAGCGAGCGCTTCATGGGACCGGAGACCTCGATGGAGGTGCAGGCCGCGCTCGGCTCGGACATCGCGCTCGCGTTCGACGAGTGCACACCGTTCCACGTGGATCGCGATTACACAGCCCGCTCGACCGCGCGCACGCACCGCTGGCTCGACCGCTGCATCGACTGGCAGCGAGCGAACGCGCCCGAGGGGCAGATGCTCTACGGAATCGTGCAGGGCGGTGTGTATGAGGATCTGCGGATCGAGTCGGCGGAGAGGGTCGCGTCCTCGGACGTGGACGGTGTGGCGGTTGGCGGCTCGCTTGGGCAGGAGAAGGCGCAGATGCAAGAGGTGGTGGAGTGGGCACTGCGTCCGGTGCGCGACGAGCAGCCGCGGCACCTGCTCGGCATCGGCGACGTGGACGACATCCTGCACGCGGTGGCCGCCGGCATCGACACCTTCGACTGCGCGACCCCCACGCGCCTCGCCCGCCACGGCACGGCGCTCGTGCCGGATCCCGCCGCGCGCTGGCGGCTCGATCTCACCAAGCCCCAGTGGCGCGAGAGCCGCGAGCCGGTCGCGGACGGCTGCCCGTGCCCGGCTTGCAGGGAGCACACGCGCGGCTACCTCCACTACCTCGCGCGCGCGAAGGAGCTCACGTCCGCACGCCTCATCACTCTCCACAACCTCACCTTCATGGCGCTCCTGATGAAGCAGATCCGCGACGTGATCCGTCAGGGCGAGCTGGCTGCCTACTCCGCGCTGGTGCTGGGCGGTCAGGGGCCTTACTGATCCCATCCGGGGGAATCGACCCGTGTTATAAGGGGACGTGCCTCGCGCCCTCCGTCCTCTTTTCGCGGCCCTTGCTGCCGTCGCGTTGGCGCTTCCGGTGAGCGCCTCCGCCGCCACGCCGTACGATCCCGACAGCTTCAGCCTGTCGACCGATTCGTCGGCGGACGTGCACGTGATGAGCGGGGCGTGCACCTTCGATACGAACACGGGTGCGATCTCCGGCGGCACGGGTTGCCCAACGCGCGATAACGGCACGGGCGTCGTGGACAACGGCATCGGCGCCGTGATCGTCCCCTCGGGAGACACGAACGAGCCGGACACTCTCGAGTTCGTGATGAATAGCCTGACTGTCGATTCCGGCGCGTCGATAACGTTCGTCGGCAGTCGGAACCTGGCGCTCGCCACGCTGCACGATCTGACGGTCGGCAGCGGCGCGCTCGTGAACGCTAACGGCCTTGGTGGCCCGGGCGGCTACGCCGGTGGGGGGCAGGGCCCGGGTGGCGGGGACCACGGAGCCACCTGCGGCGCTTCGGGCGGAGGTGGCAGCTTCGGCGGTTTTGGCGGCGACGGAGGCAACGGCGTCCCCAGTGGGGGCTTGTACGGCTCCTCGGATCAGTCTCAGCTCTTGGGCCAGGGCAGCGGCGGCGGGGGCGCGGCACTAGGCGCCGGCTGCGGAACCCAGGCCGCCGGAAACGGTGGCGGCGGAGTCGCGTTGATCGCCATGGGAACCCTGGCGATCGACGGCACAGTCTCGGCTGACGGGACACCCACCACTGGCCCCACCAGCAACCTGCCCAACCAGGGCGGGCCCGGCGGCGGCTCAGGTGGGGCGATTCTTCTTATGGCACCGCACCTGGCGCTGGCGAATCAATTCGTCGCGCACGCCAAGGGAGGGTACGGCTACTCGACCGGCATGCAATTTGGAGATGGTGGAGGCGGTGGAGGTGGCGGCCGCATCTTCATGTTGAGCGACCAATCCTCAAGCGCACTTAGCACCAGCTCCGACGTGCCTGGCGGAATGGGCGGCGCGGCGCACAACATCAGCGGCTCCGGGCTGGGAGGCAAGAACGGCGACGCTGGGTCGCTCGACTCCGGCGCGTTCCTCACGCTCGCGGGCCCGCAGACCAAGCAGGCGGGCCAGGCCGCGGCATTCACGGCTACGCAGGCATTTGGCCACTCAGCCCTCTCCTGGAACTTCGGCGACGGCACGAGCGGCACGGGCACGAATCCCAGCCACACGTACACGGCGCCCGGCACCTACACGGTGACGGTCACCGCAACTCTCACCGACAGTGGCGAGACAGCCATCGCGCAGGGTTCGATCACGATCACGCCCGCGCCCACGCCGCCGGGCGGACCCGGCGGTGGCGGCGGCACGCCGACACCCACGCCGGTCCCACTGCCCGCCCCCGCGGTGCAGCACTGCATCGTCCCGAAGCTCAAGGGCCTTTCGCTCAGCGCCGCGAAGAGGAAGCTCGCCCACGCCCACTGCAAGCTCGGCAAGGTGAAGAAGCCGAAGTTCCGGAAGGGGACGAAGAAGCGGAAGCTGGTAATCGTCAAGCAGCCAAAGGCGAACAAAATGCTGCCCGCGGGGACAAAGATCAACGTCACGCTCGCCCCAGCGAAGCCAAAGCACCACCGTGGCTAGAGCCGGCGGCCTCCGACCTCCGGCCTCCGCCCTACTTCTCGTTGTCCTGAATCAGCTGCTTGAGCCCGTCGATCTGGCCATGAACGTCGCCTGAGTTCACCGGCCCCTTGTTGGCGCCGCCGCCGTTCGTGACGATCAGGACCACGGCCACGATCGCGAGGATCACGGCGAGTGCGATCACGAGCCGCCGGAGCCCCTCGCCGCGGCCCGACTTGCGGCGCGCCGGCTGACGCTCTCTCGCCCGCGCGGCCGCGGGCGCCGGCGCCGACTCCATCATGCTCGTGCGAGGCGGCAGCGGATCCATCCGGCCCATCTGCGTGCGCGGGAGCGCCTGAGTAGCGTCGGGGTCACCCGCACCGAGCGCGCCGGTGCGCTGCAGCACCTGCGTCACCTCGCTCTGATCGCCGCGGAA
Coding sequences:
- the tgt gene encoding tRNA guanosine(34) transglycosylase Tgt: MSSFKIDARDGSARAGVLVTPHGHVHTPAFVPLATSATVKTLHSAEVAGLGYEMVLGNTFHLFIRPGHEHIARMGGLHEFMAWRRPIITDSGGFQVFSMGHGSVADEIKGRRGQRESRILSIDEEGVRFQSYADGSERFMGPETSMEVQAALGSDIALAFDECTPFHVDRDYTARSTARTHRWLDRCIDWQRANAPEGQMLYGIVQGGVYEDLRIESAERVASSDVDGVAVGGSLGQEKAQMQEVVEWALRPVRDEQPRHLLGIGDVDDILHAVAAGIDTFDCATPTRLARHGTALVPDPAARWRLDLTKPQWRESREPVADGCPCPACREHTRGYLHYLARAKELTSARLITLHNLTFMALLMKQIRDVIRQGELAAYSALVLGGQGPY
- a CDS encoding PKD domain-containing protein encodes the protein MSASAATPYDPDSFSLSTDSSADVHVMSGACTFDTNTGAISGGTGCPTRDNGTGVVDNGIGAVIVPSGDTNEPDTLEFVMNSLTVDSGASITFVGSRNLALATLHDLTVGSGALVNANGLGGPGGYAGGGQGPGGGDHGATCGASGGGGSFGGFGGDGGNGVPSGGLYGSSDQSQLLGQGSGGGGAALGAGCGTQAAGNGGGGVALIAMGTLAIDGTVSADGTPTTGPTSNLPNQGGPGGGSGGAILLMAPHLALANQFVAHAKGGYGYSTGMQFGDGGGGGGGGRIFMLSDQSSSALSTSSDVPGGMGGAAHNISGSGLGGKNGDAGSLDSGAFLTLAGPQTKQAGQAAAFTATQAFGHSALSWNFGDGTSGTGTNPSHTYTAPGTYTVTVTATLTDSGETAIAQGSITITPAPTPPGGPGGGGGTPTPTPVPLPAPAVQHCIVPKLKGLSLSAAKRKLAHAHCKLGKVKKPKFRKGTKKRKLVIVKQPKANKMLPAGTKINVTLAPAKPKHHRG